The following coding sequences lie in one Synechococcus sp. PCC 7336 genomic window:
- a CDS encoding glycosyltransferase family 4 protein, with protein MADRKQKLLFIPTDNISLRISRSYYLAKGLADRFELFFVDWNDVMDAIWAGGRGSAWNSLACFTGSLARPLSIRYDERDGFSRAIGPVAQTAFIRKFVGDYYAYQFMRWVNRKTLKRFLQTIDPDIVFFADGFFLFPWVPMRARAIADMQDDFDETRPRISASEIRYQTENYSHTFRNYAVSQPTADRLGALYSTQFQALPNGADFATIRGVTPEQIQQLRTQLELAGKTVVTFIGTNAKYDGDFLRELALACDRQLPQIHFVIVGNVPSKSLPNVTFAGAKPPAETALYYRLSDIGIILTDTRQSKFLYHSVPLKMIQYAAARKPAVSYPVAWAEDLPVRNLAIVERPDTEVWVQALQQLQQFEWGEAEEQYWQQYDWAVICDRLADEISAGL; from the coding sequence ATGGCCGATCGCAAGCAAAAACTATTGTTTATTCCGACAGATAATATTAGTTTGCGTATCTCGCGCTCCTACTATTTAGCAAAAGGTCTGGCCGATCGCTTCGAGCTATTCTTTGTGGATTGGAACGATGTGATGGATGCGATTTGGGCTGGGGGGCGCGGCTCGGCTTGGAACTCTTTAGCTTGCTTCACTGGGTCTTTGGCGAGACCGCTTTCTATCCGCTACGACGAGCGGGATGGTTTTTCTCGGGCGATCGGACCAGTGGCGCAGACAGCATTTATTCGCAAATTTGTCGGGGATTATTATGCCTATCAGTTCATGCGTTGGGTGAACCGCAAGACGTTGAAGCGGTTTTTACAAACGATCGATCCCGATATTGTTTTTTTTGCCGATGGCTTTTTCCTGTTTCCCTGGGTGCCCATGCGGGCTCGGGCGATCGCCGACATGCAGGATGACTTTGACGAAACCCGCCCCCGTATCTCAGCCTCAGAAATTCGCTATCAAACCGAAAACTACTCCCATACCTTCCGCAACTATGCGGTCAGCCAACCCACCGCCGATCGCCTGGGAGCCCTATATTCAACTCAGTTTCAGGCCCTGCCCAACGGTGCAGACTTTGCCACGATTCGCGGCGTGACGCCAGAGCAAATTCAGCAGTTGCGCACCCAGTTGGAGCTCGCGGGCAAAACAGTGGTGACGTTCATCGGCACCAACGCCAAATATGATGGGGATTTCTTGCGGGAATTGGCCTTAGCCTGCGATCGCCAATTGCCCCAGATACACTTTGTTATTGTGGGCAATGTGCCCAGCAAATCGCTGCCCAATGTGACCTTCGCGGGCGCAAAACCCCCTGCCGAAACCGCCCTCTACTATCGTCTGAGCGATATCGGAATTATCTTGACCGACACTCGCCAAAGTAAGTTTTTATATCATTCAGTCCCCCTCAAGATGATTCAGTACGCCGCCGCTCGCAAACCGGCGGTCAGTTATCCGGTAGCTTGGGCGGAAGACCTACCGGTGCGAAATCTCGCCATTGTGGAACGGCCCGATACAGAGGTGTGGGTGCAGGCGTTGCAGCAGCTCCAGCAGTTCGAATGGGGAGAGGCAGAGGAGCAATATTGGCAACAGTACGATTGGGCGGTCATTTGCGATCGGCTGGCGGACGAGATTTCCGCAGGTTTGTAA
- a CDS encoding glycosyltransferase family 2 protein, protein MSLSISAYIPCYNNAASLGEAIASILQQTHAVEQVLVVDDGSTDGSVEVARDCGVQVVSHERNLGRGAARHRAMQSLTTDLVLCCDATNRLHPEFIRRGLHWFDDDRLAAVFGRFAPAPTHSAIDRWRNRHLFLVDRLHAPPRHRAGLNTYGAIVRRSTVMEIGNYDARLRRGEDANLGNRLLAAGFDTVCDPQLTVVSTVSNTLPQVLERYWRWKAEYRDRGLSWHDYLKLVYYSVKILARRDLKDRDWMGVPISLLTPHYQLWQSRRRASRASGSDRPLST, encoded by the coding sequence ATGTCTCTCAGCATCAGTGCTTATATCCCCTGCTACAACAACGCGGCTAGTTTGGGGGAGGCGATCGCCAGTATTCTCCAGCAAACCCATGCAGTAGAGCAGGTGTTGGTGGTAGATGACGGGTCTACTGACGGTTCCGTCGAGGTGGCGAGAGATTGTGGCGTCCAGGTGGTCTCCCACGAGCGCAATTTAGGCCGTGGAGCCGCCCGCCACCGAGCGATGCAAAGCCTGACAACCGATCTCGTGCTGTGCTGCGACGCCACGAACCGACTGCATCCCGAATTTATCCGGCGCGGCCTGCACTGGTTTGACGACGATCGCCTAGCTGCGGTCTTCGGACGATTTGCCCCCGCCCCCACCCACTCCGCGATCGATCGCTGGCGAAATCGGCATTTATTTCTCGTGGACCGATTGCACGCACCCCCGCGCCATCGGGCGGGCCTGAATACCTACGGGGCGATCGTGCGGCGCTCGACCGTGATGGAAATAGGGAACTACGATGCTCGCTTGCGGCGGGGGGAGGATGCGAATTTGGGCAATCGCCTCTTGGCGGCGGGGTTCGATACCGTTTGCGATCCCCAATTGACTGTTGTTTCCACCGTCTCTAACACGCTGCCGCAAGTGCTGGAACGCTACTGGCGCTGGAAAGCGGAATATCGCGATCGCGGTCTCTCTTGGCACGACTATCTCAAGCTCGTCTACTATTCTGTCAAGATCCTGGCTCGTCGGGATTTGAAGGATCGAGACTGGATGGGGGTTCCCATTAGCCTGCTGACCCCCCACTACCAATTGTGGCAATCCCGCCGCCGCGCCAGTCGAGCGAGCGGCAGCGATCGCCCTCTTTCTACCTAG
- the rlmB gene encoding 23S rRNA (guanosine(2251)-2'-O)-methyltransferase RlmB: MSPAPPRRNSNRRDDSKGKPKLRRSGPRRDRREGSDRRQDAPYPHRDRREDRHAAAPPNADYSNGAEADESPDTIFGRHAVLAALEEKRTLNRIWVTPQVRYNAKFHSLLDAAKARGAVIDEVDSHRLNSIANGGRHQGIVAQAAPYAYTDLDELIANALKASSEPLIVVADGIQDPHNLGAIARTAEAMGGQGLIVPQRRAVGVTSTVTKVAAGALESLAIARVVNLTAALEQLKAAGFWIYGAISTGEQDLYNTTFSGPIAIAIGSEGKGLGLRVQQACDVLVSIPLAGKTESLNASVATGAILSEISRQRRQKTLELRM; the protein is encoded by the coding sequence ATGTCCCCTGCCCCTCCCCGTCGCAACTCCAACCGCCGCGACGATTCCAAAGGAAAGCCCAAACTCCGTCGTTCGGGGCCTCGCCGCGATCGCCGCGAGGGCTCAGATCGCCGACAAGATGCCCCTTACCCTCACCGCGATCGCAGGGAGGATCGGCACGCTGCTGCTCCACCGAATGCGGATTATTCTAACGGGGCGGAAGCTGACGAATCTCCCGATACGATCTTCGGTCGCCATGCCGTCTTAGCCGCGCTGGAAGAAAAACGCACCCTCAACCGCATTTGGGTCACGCCGCAGGTGCGCTACAACGCGAAATTTCATTCCCTGCTCGACGCCGCCAAAGCTCGCGGGGCCGTTATTGACGAAGTTGACTCCCACCGCCTCAATTCCATCGCCAATGGGGGCAGACACCAGGGTATCGTTGCCCAAGCCGCTCCATACGCCTACACCGATCTCGACGAACTCATTGCCAACGCCTTGAAGGCCAGTTCCGAGCCCTTGATTGTGGTGGCCGACGGCATTCAAGATCCCCACAACCTCGGGGCGATCGCCCGTACCGCTGAAGCGATGGGCGGCCAAGGCTTGATCGTGCCCCAGCGGCGGGCAGTGGGGGTCACCTCCACCGTCACAAAAGTGGCTGCTGGCGCTCTAGAATCTCTGGCAATTGCCCGTGTCGTCAATCTCACCGCTGCTTTAGAGCAACTCAAAGCTGCCGGATTTTGGATTTATGGCGCGATCTCCACGGGCGAGCAGGACTTATATAACACCACATTTAGTGGTCCGATCGCGATCGCCATCGGTTCGGAAGGCAAGGGGTTGGGGTTGCGGGTGCAGCAAGCCTGCGATGTTTTGGTCTCGATTCCGCTCGCGGGCAAGACAGAAAGCTTGAACGCTTCGGTGGCAACGGGGGCAATCTTGTCTGAAATTAGCCGCCAACGGCGGCAAAAAACATTAGAATTGCGAATGTAG
- a CDS encoding DUF1816 domain-containing protein, with translation MLNNLMTNVLAGVGLAYWLVVKTEQPQCTYYFGPFLSPKEAREKQKGYLADLEAEGAEGITTEVTQCRPPQHLTVEAA, from the coding sequence ATGCTAAACAACTTGATGACAAATGTCTTGGCTGGAGTTGGTCTGGCCTACTGGTTGGTGGTTAAAACCGAACAGCCCCAATGCACCTACTACTTCGGGCCATTTTTGAGTCCGAAAGAAGCCCGCGAGAAGCAGAAGGGCTATCTTGCCGACCTGGAGGCTGAAGGAGCTGAGGGGATTACCACCGAAGTGACACAATGCCGCCCCCCCCAGCATCTCACTGTCGAAGCAGCATAG
- a CDS encoding 2Fe-2S iron-sulfur cluster-binding protein — protein MSQTYSVTVHYEGKTEVISVPEDCTILAAAEEAGLQLPSSCYAGVCTTCSVKVLSGEIDQSQGAGISSEVQAQGYSLICIGYPKSDVELEAGKEDEVYELQFGV, from the coding sequence ATGAGCCAGACTTATTCTGTGACTGTTCATTATGAAGGCAAAACTGAAGTAATTTCGGTGCCTGAAGACTGCACAATTCTGGCGGCAGCGGAAGAGGCTGGACTGCAGTTGCCCTCCTCTTGTTATGCGGGGGTTTGCACCACTTGCTCGGTCAAAGTTCTATCGGGGGAAATCGACCAGTCGCAGGGGGCAGGGATTAGCTCGGAGGTGCAGGCACAGGGATACTCTCTGATCTGCATTGGCTACCCCAAGTCCGATGTCGAGCTCGAAGCCGGAAAAGAAGACGAAGTGTACGAACTTCAGTTTGGTGTGTAG
- a CDS encoding DUF3326 domain-containing protein, whose translation MLQSPYTALLLVPTGIGAAVGGFAGDALPVARSLAAAVDRLIAHPNVLNGASLFWPIANALYVEGLGIDRACAGEWNLRPVRQNRVGMVFDAAIEPDLLQRHHHAIQAARATLGLNIVVGVTTAEPLGVQITEAPSGASCGTLARPRALLDGAQRALQMGAEAIAIVARFPDDLDFTDYSRGIGVDPLAGVEAILSHLVVREFGCPCAHAPALRLEDPPTAVHPRAAAEEIGFTFLPSVLAGLSYAPQFVPSAELPQLGDISAGAIDVAIAPATAFGSPALLHLAARERPPLFVAVSENTSVMEVLPQDLGIAAIEVDSYLEAIGLVTAHRAGVALKSVLPEI comes from the coding sequence ATGCTGCAGTCCCCTTATACCGCGCTGCTGCTAGTGCCCACGGGCATTGGTGCTGCTGTCGGTGGGTTTGCCGGGGATGCGCTGCCGGTGGCGCGATCGCTCGCAGCAGCAGTGGATCGACTCATCGCCCATCCCAATGTGTTGAATGGGGCCTCGTTGTTTTGGCCGATTGCCAACGCTCTGTATGTGGAGGGGCTGGGGATCGATCGGGCTTGTGCCGGAGAGTGGAACCTACGACCCGTGCGTCAAAATCGTGTGGGAATGGTGTTTGATGCAGCCATTGAACCGGACTTGCTACAGCGACACCACCATGCCATACAAGCTGCTCGGGCCACATTGGGCCTGAATATTGTCGTGGGAGTGACGACTGCCGAGCCGTTGGGGGTGCAAATTACTGAGGCACCGTCCGGGGCTAGCTGCGGTACGTTGGCTCGGCCTCGGGCGTTATTAGATGGGGCGCAAAGAGCCCTACAGATGGGGGCAGAGGCGATCGCGATTGTGGCCCGCTTCCCGGACGACTTAGATTTTACGGATTACAGTCGGGGGATCGGGGTCGATCCTCTAGCGGGTGTGGAGGCGATTTTGAGCCATTTAGTCGTGCGGGAGTTCGGCTGTCCCTGCGCCCACGCTCCGGCATTGCGGTTGGAAGATCCCCCCACCGCCGTTCACCCACGAGCGGCAGCGGAAGAAATTGGCTTTACGTTTTTGCCCTCTGTGTTGGCGGGCTTGAGCTACGCGCCGCAGTTTGTGCCGTCTGCCGAGTTGCCACAGTTAGGAGATATTTCGGCGGGGGCAATAGATGTGGCGATCGCCCCTGCTACGGCCTTCGGCAGCCCTGCCCTGCTCCATCTCGCCGCCAGGGAGCGCCCCCCCTTATTTGTGGCTGTCAGCGAAAATACTTCCGTGATGGAGGTGCTGCCGCAAGATCTGGGCATTGCTGCGATTGAGGTGGACTCTTATCTGGAGGCGATCGGTCTCGTCACCGCCCATCGGGCGGGTGTAGCTCTGAAGTCGGTATTACCCGAGATTTAA
- a CDS encoding inorganic diphosphatase: MDLSRIPPQPEPGLLNVLIEIPAGSKNKYEFDKDMGAMVLDRVLYSSVQYPFDYGFVPNTLADDGDPLDGMVIMDEPTFPGCVIAARPIGMLEMIDAGDRDEKIFCVPAEDPRYADVKTLADIAQHRLDEVSEFFATYKRLQKKETQILGWKGLTETQALIEQCIKAG; this comes from the coding sequence ATCGACCTGTCTCGCATTCCCCCTCAACCAGAACCCGGCCTACTCAACGTCTTGATTGAAATTCCGGCGGGCAGTAAGAACAAATACGAATTTGACAAAGACATGGGTGCGATGGTTCTCGATCGCGTCCTCTACTCCTCCGTTCAATATCCTTTCGACTACGGCTTCGTGCCCAACACCCTCGCTGACGACGGCGATCCCCTCGACGGCATGGTGATCATGGACGAACCCACCTTCCCCGGTTGCGTCATCGCCGCTCGCCCCATTGGCATGTTGGAAATGATCGACGCAGGCGATCGCGACGAAAAAATCTTCTGCGTTCCCGCCGAAGATCCCCGCTATGCCGATGTCAAAACTCTGGCAGATATCGCCCAACACCGCCTAGACGAAGTTTCCGAGTTCTTCGCCACCTACAAGCGCTTGCAGAAGAAAGAAACTCAAATCTTGGGTTGGAAAGGGCTGACCGAGACCCAAGCACTGATCGAACAGTGCATCAAAGCCGGTTAA
- a CDS encoding type II toxin-antitoxin system HicB family antitoxin has product MKSQYSILIQWSDEDDCYVVSLPEWGDFCHTHGNTYEEALANAQEVLELLIESARDRNQPFPQPNTYDRLPTPPLTPQAARSRVTSA; this is encoded by the coding sequence ATGAAATCTCAGTATTCGATTCTCATTCAATGGTCTGACGAAGACGACTGCTATGTCGTCAGCCTACCGGAATGGGGTGACTTCTGCCACACCCACGGCAACACCTATGAAGAGGCCCTTGCCAACGCCCAAGAGGTTTTAGAACTCCTCATTGAGAGCGCCCGAGATCGCAATCAACCCTTCCCTCAACCCAATACCTACGATCGCCTACCGACTCCGCCCCTAACCCCTCAAGCTGCGCGATCGCGAGTTACCTCTGCCTAA
- a CDS encoding type II toxin-antitoxin system HicA family toxin: protein MPKKIRELKATLLKAGFQMRPAKGSHTKWTHPLLPGNIILSGKDGSDAKPYQERDIAQAIRTLGTIERQRREE from the coding sequence ATGCCCAAGAAAATCAGAGAATTAAAAGCAACACTACTCAAAGCAGGCTTCCAAATGCGCCCTGCTAAAGGCAGCCACACAAAATGGACCCATCCCCTCTTGCCAGGAAACATCATCCTCTCTGGAAAAGACGGCAGCGATGCTAAGCCCTATCAAGAAAGAGACATCGCTCAGGCAATTCGCACACTTGGAACGATCGAACGACAGCGGAGAGAGGAATGA
- a CDS encoding DUF3611 family protein, producing MANDANHPLFPLFSHLKLAYTFRLAGWLGFWSQLVLAIAAASILMFSSEREAINHPGTRFSLFLASAALIVLFAGVLVKVLEILAGRQLRSVDRQRWPAIRKLIRLLDFDVILSWVGMVLAIGGTISILVALMSVAMTLVPGIISDAQRTIQPLDLLVIQSMIFIVAGHFVGISTSLWILRGLLLADRHPSEEPHRPSLLPPGKPSQPHHPEPHPRPHGE from the coding sequence ATGGCAAACGATGCCAACCATCCTCTGTTTCCGCTGTTCTCTCACCTCAAGCTAGCTTACACATTTCGTCTGGCAGGATGGTTGGGGTTTTGGAGCCAATTGGTCTTAGCGATCGCAGCGGCATCTATTTTGATGTTTTCGAGCGAGCGCGAAGCCATCAATCACCCCGGCACTCGATTTTCGCTCTTTCTGGCCAGTGCCGCTCTAATCGTGCTGTTTGCGGGCGTACTGGTCAAAGTATTAGAGATCCTGGCAGGCAGGCAGTTGCGATCGGTCGATCGCCAACGCTGGCCCGCCATTCGCAAGCTGATTCGATTATTGGATTTCGATGTCATCCTCTCGTGGGTGGGGATGGTGTTGGCCATCGGCGGCACCATCTCCATTTTGGTGGCTTTGATGTCGGTAGCGATGACGCTAGTCCCTGGCATCATTAGTGATGCCCAACGGACGATCCAGCCTTTGGACCTATTGGTGATTCAGTCGATGATTTTTATCGTGGCAGGTCATTTTGTTGGCATCAGTACTTCGCTGTGGATCTTGCGGGGACTGCTGTTAGCCGATCGCCACCCATCTGAAGAACCCCATCGCCCATCGCTCCTTCCCCCCGGCAAGCCCTCCCAGCCGCATCATCCAGAGCCGCATCCGAGGCCGCATGGAGAATAG
- the truB gene encoding tRNA pseudouridine(55) synthase TruB: MQGFLNLNKPAGWTSHDCVGKLRRAFNTRQIGHGGTLDPDATGVLPIAVGRATRFLQFLSGGKAYRATFVLGQTSTTDDASGEITARHPVPHLQREDVRAVLPQFIGTIAQIPPVYSAIRKQGKRLYELARAGATAESLALEPRRVEIYRIECLAWRAGEYAEIDLDIECGTGTYIRAIARDLGQTLGCGGLMSQLHRTQSGPFHDRDSIPLDTLLESANPDQFLSPIAFAFRDWQAISLDPDSARRWCCGQKLLHPDPDNPNPMKVMQGDRFLGLAQLQDGLLKPLRVLASQG; this comes from the coding sequence ATGCAGGGATTTCTGAATTTAAATAAACCGGCGGGCTGGACCTCCCACGATTGTGTGGGCAAGCTGCGGCGCGCGTTCAACACCCGCCAAATCGGCCACGGCGGCACCTTAGATCCCGATGCGACCGGGGTTTTGCCGATCGCCGTCGGTCGCGCCACTCGGTTTTTACAGTTTTTGTCCGGCGGTAAAGCTTATCGCGCCACGTTTGTGTTGGGACAAACTAGCACCACGGACGATGCCTCTGGGGAGATAACCGCCCGCCATCCCGTCCCCCACCTACAGCGAGAGGATGTGCGCGCTGTTCTGCCGCAGTTTATCGGCACCATTGCCCAAATCCCGCCGGTCTACAGCGCCATTCGCAAGCAGGGCAAGCGTCTCTACGAACTCGCCCGAGCGGGAGCGACGGCTGAGTCTTTGGCACTGGAACCGCGAAGGGTGGAGATTTATCGGATTGAGTGTTTAGCTTGGCGAGCGGGGGAGTATGCCGAAATCGATCTCGATATTGAGTGCGGTACCGGCACTTATATTCGGGCGATCGCCCGCGATCTCGGTCAAACACTGGGTTGCGGCGGGCTCATGAGTCAACTCCATCGCACCCAAAGCGGTCCCTTTCACGATCGTGACAGCATCCCCCTCGATACCCTGCTCGAATCTGCCAATCCAGACCAGTTTCTGAGCCCGATCGCCTTTGCATTTCGCGATTGGCAGGCGATCTCGCTCGATCCAGACAGCGCCCGACGCTGGTGTTGCGGTCAAAAACTGCTCCATCCCGATCCCGACAATCCCAACCCGATGAAAGTCATGCAAGGCGATCGCTTTTTAGGACTGGCGCAACTGCAAGATGGCCTTCTCAAACCATTGCGAGTGCTAGCGAGTCAGGGGTAG
- a CDS encoding NIL domain-containing protein yields MRKRVTMIFPRHVVNLPITYRLARDFDVAANIVRAQVAPDEVGTLVVELSGDIDQVEASLEWTRSQGIEVSESSSEIRVDRDRCVDCGLCTGVCPTEALVLNPEIFALEYLRNKCIMCEQCIPTCPVDALSAAL; encoded by the coding sequence ATGCGCAAGCGCGTCACGATGATCTTCCCCCGCCACGTCGTCAACCTGCCGATTACCTATCGGTTGGCACGGGATTTTGATGTGGCAGCCAACATCGTGCGGGCTCAGGTGGCACCGGATGAGGTGGGGACATTGGTGGTGGAGCTATCGGGGGATATCGACCAGGTTGAGGCGAGTTTGGAGTGGACGCGATCGCAGGGCATCGAGGTTTCGGAAAGTAGCAGCGAGATTCGGGTCGATCGCGATCGCTGTGTGGATTGCGGCTTGTGTACGGGGGTTTGCCCCACTGAGGCTCTCGTCCTCAATCCCGAGATATTTGCCCTGGAATATTTGCGCAATAAGTGCATTATGTGCGAGCAATGCATTCCCACTTGTCCGGTGGATGCCCTCAGTGCTGCTTTATGA
- the holA gene encoding DNA polymerase III subunit delta yields MPAYLYWGGDDFSLKKAVQALQEKVLDPAWMAFNCDRLPPEETTTGLNQAMTPPLGPGDRLVWLEETQLMQQCSDDVFRELERTLEALPESTHLLLTTGNKPDGRLKSTKLLKKVAQVREFQPVAPWDADGLMDAVQGAAREKQIELERQAKELLAEAVGNDRRKLDMELEKLSLFVPVGQRVTAAHVTELVPASAYNAFQLAGQLRQGNVDKSLTILMQLLDRNEPALKILAVLVGQFRTWLWVRVAMDAGERDNKAIAQMAELGNPKRVYFLQKEVRAISSQQLYGAMELLLELEYGLKRGQDERRSLQTACIQICGVCSQP; encoded by the coding sequence GTGCCAGCTTATCTGTATTGGGGAGGGGATGACTTTTCGCTGAAGAAAGCGGTGCAAGCGCTGCAGGAGAAAGTGCTGGACCCGGCTTGGATGGCATTTAATTGCGATCGCCTGCCACCGGAAGAGACGACAACGGGACTGAATCAGGCGATGACGCCACCGTTAGGACCCGGCGATCGGTTGGTGTGGTTGGAAGAGACGCAGTTAATGCAGCAATGCAGCGATGACGTATTTCGCGAGTTGGAGCGAACGCTGGAGGCACTGCCGGAATCCACGCACCTGTTACTGACGACGGGAAATAAGCCGGATGGACGGTTGAAATCGACTAAGTTGCTGAAGAAAGTGGCACAGGTGCGGGAGTTTCAGCCGGTTGCACCCTGGGATGCGGACGGGTTGATGGATGCGGTGCAGGGGGCCGCGAGGGAGAAGCAGATTGAGTTGGAGCGGCAGGCGAAGGAGTTATTGGCGGAGGCGGTGGGGAACGATCGCCGCAAGCTGGATATGGAGTTGGAGAAGTTGTCGCTGTTCGTGCCGGTGGGGCAGCGGGTGACGGCGGCCCATGTGACTGAGTTGGTTCCGGCGTCGGCTTACAATGCCTTCCAATTGGCGGGGCAGTTGCGGCAGGGGAATGTGGATAAGTCGCTGACAATTTTGATGCAGTTATTGGATCGCAACGAACCGGCGCTGAAGATTTTGGCGGTGTTGGTGGGGCAGTTTCGCACGTGGTTGTGGGTGCGGGTGGCGATGGATGCAGGGGAGCGGGATAACAAGGCGATCGCGCAAATGGCGGAGTTGGGCAATCCGAAGCGGGTTTATTTTTTGCAGAAGGAGGTGCGAGCGATCTCCAGTCAGCAGCTTTATGGCGCGATGGAGTTGTTGTTGGAGTTGGAGTATGGCTTGAAGCGGGGGCAGGACGAACGGCGATCGTTGCAGACCGCTTGCATCCAGATTTGTGGAGTTTGCTCGCAACCATAG
- a CDS encoding DUF2887 domain-containing protein: MVRLVRQEISNPTLQAEIIGLIEEMAIERFPSLSQQEVAQMLGFAKLEETRVYKEVFAEGKQEGKQEGKQEGKQDNAREVFEKLLQRGFSREEALDISGLDPQTPTADSGEETPQ, translated from the coding sequence GTGGTTCGCTTAGTTCGCCAGGAAATTAGCAATCCCACCCTCCAAGCAGAGATAATCGGGTTAATCGAAGAAATGGCGATCGAACGGTTTCCCTCTCTTTCCCAGCAGGAGGTTGCGCAGATGTTAGGCTTTGCCAAACTTGAAGAGACTCGGGTTTACAAGGAAGTCTTTGCTGAAGGCAAGCAGGAAGGCAAGCAGGAAGGCAAGCAAGAAGGCAAGCAGGACAATGCCCGCGAGGTCTTTGAGAAATTACTCCAAAGGGGCTTTTCACGAGAGGAAGCCCTCGATATCTCGGGACTCGATCCCCAAACCCCGACAGCAGACTCGGGGGAAGAAACCCCTCAATAA
- the rsmH gene encoding 16S rRNA (cytosine(1402)-N(4))-methyltransferase RsmH: MLAKAFEHVTVLKQETIAYLEVKSGGCYLDATVGGGGHTAALIAAGATDIVALDRDRAAIDAARERLVPYCGGPEGVTVEFHQTNFAEFEPDRQFDGIIADLGVSSPQLDRPERGFSFRYEAPLDMRMNPDSDRPTAADWVNFRDVEELVQIFSEYGEERFSKRIARQIVAKRPFATTTQLAEAIQLAVPPKARYGRIHPATRVFQALRIAVNGEMEALDTLLARSPDWLRPHGRLAMISFHSLEDRRVKWHFRRDERLEVMTRKPVRASESDIRANPRSRSAKLRVARRLPNSKASAPIHP; this comes from the coding sequence ATTTTGGCTAAAGCGTTCGAGCATGTGACAGTCTTGAAGCAGGAGACAATCGCCTATCTAGAGGTAAAGTCGGGCGGTTGCTATCTGGATGCGACCGTGGGGGGAGGCGGACACACAGCAGCACTGATTGCGGCAGGTGCGACAGACATTGTGGCGCTAGATCGCGATCGCGCGGCGATCGATGCCGCTCGCGAACGGCTGGTCCCCTATTGCGGGGGACCGGAGGGGGTAACGGTCGAATTCCACCAGACAAATTTTGCCGAGTTCGAACCCGATCGCCAATTTGACGGCATTATTGCCGATCTCGGCGTCAGTTCGCCACAGCTCGATCGCCCCGAACGGGGGTTTAGCTTTCGCTACGAGGCTCCCCTCGACATGCGCATGAACCCCGACAGCGATCGCCCCACGGCTGCCGATTGGGTCAATTTCCGCGATGTCGAAGAATTGGTACAAATCTTTTCAGAATACGGGGAGGAGCGATTTTCCAAGCGGATTGCCCGCCAAATTGTAGCCAAACGCCCGTTTGCCACCACGACCCAATTGGCAGAAGCGATTCAACTGGCGGTGCCTCCCAAAGCCCGCTATGGCAGGATTCACCCTGCCACGCGGGTGTTTCAGGCTCTGCGCATTGCCGTGAACGGAGAGATGGAGGCTCTAGATACATTGCTGGCGCGATCGCCAGATTGGCTGCGCCCCCACGGAAGACTCGCTATGATTAGTTTCCATAGCCTTGAAGATCGGCGGGTAAAATGGCACTTTCGACGGGACGAGCGTCTGGAAGTCATGACCCGCAAGCCAGTTCGAGCTAGCGAATCTGACATTCGTGCCAATCCCCGCTCTCGTTCGGCCAAGTTGCGCGTCGCGCGCCGACTGCCTAACTCTAAAGCCAGCGCTCCAATCCATCCCTAA